A single Stutzerimonas stutzeri DNA region contains:
- a CDS encoding acyl-CoA dehydrogenase family protein, producing the protein MHDIELSEEQRMIRDMARDFARAEIAPKARAWEQAGWIGDETVTQLGELGLLGMIVPEQWGGTYIDYVAYALAVEEISAGDGAIGALMSIHSSVGCGPILNFGTPQQQDEWLPDLAAGRAIGCFALTEPQAGSEAHNLRTRAVLENGEWVIDGAKQFVSNGKRAKIAIVFAVTDPALGKKGLSAFLVPTDNPGFIVDRMESKMGIRASDTCGVTLRDCRVPEANLLGPRGKGLAIALSNLEGGRIGIGAQALGIARAAFEAALGYARERVQFDKPIIEHQSVANMLADMHTRLNAARLLILHAARLRSANLPCLSEASQAKLFASEVAEYVCSKAMQIHGGYGYLEDYPVERYYRDARITQIYEGSSEIQRLLIARELRHYGV; encoded by the coding sequence ATGCACGACATCGAACTGAGTGAAGAACAGCGGATGATCCGCGACATGGCGCGCGATTTCGCCCGCGCCGAAATCGCCCCAAAGGCACGGGCCTGGGAACAGGCCGGCTGGATCGGCGACGAGACCGTCACGCAGCTCGGGGAACTCGGCCTGCTGGGCATGATCGTTCCCGAGCAATGGGGCGGGACCTATATCGATTACGTCGCCTACGCACTGGCCGTCGAGGAAATTTCGGCGGGCGACGGGGCCATCGGCGCCCTGATGAGCATCCACAGCTCGGTCGGTTGCGGTCCGATACTGAACTTCGGCACGCCGCAACAACAGGACGAATGGCTCCCCGATCTCGCCGCGGGCCGCGCCATCGGCTGTTTCGCCCTCACCGAACCCCAGGCCGGCTCCGAAGCCCACAATCTGCGCACCCGTGCCGTCCTCGAGAACGGCGAATGGGTGATCGACGGCGCCAAGCAGTTCGTCAGCAACGGCAAGCGCGCCAAGATCGCCATCGTCTTCGCGGTCACCGACCCGGCGCTGGGCAAGAAAGGCCTGTCGGCGTTCCTGGTGCCCACCGACAATCCCGGTTTCATCGTCGACCGCATGGAAAGCAAGATGGGCATTCGCGCCTCGGACACCTGCGGCGTGACCCTGCGCGACTGCCGCGTGCCCGAGGCCAACCTGCTCGGCCCGCGCGGCAAGGGGCTGGCGATTGCCCTGTCGAACCTCGAGGGCGGGCGCATCGGCATCGGCGCGCAAGCGCTGGGCATCGCCCGCGCGGCGTTCGAGGCTGCGCTGGGTTACGCTCGCGAGCGCGTCCAGTTCGACAAGCCGATCATCGAACACCAGAGCGTGGCCAACATGCTCGCCGACATGCATACACGACTCAACGCCGCGCGCCTGCTGATCCTGCATGCCGCGCGTCTGCGCAGCGCCAATCTGCCGTGCCTGTCCGAAGCCTCCCAGGCCAAGCTGTTCGCCTCGGAAGTCGCCGAGTACGTCTGTTCCAAAGCCATGCAGATTCACGGTGGCTACGGCTATCTGGAGGACTATCCGGTCGAACGCTACTACCGCGACGCGCGGATTACCCAGATCTACGAAGGCTCCAGCGAGATCCAGCGCCTGTTGATCGCCCGTGAGTTGCGCCACTACGGGGTGTGA
- a CDS encoding long-chain fatty acid--CoA ligase: MLKGTMQQTPLMISGILTHAAAAHGDREIVSRLVDEPLWRYDYAGLARRAGQAGAMLRSLGVQPGNLVSSLAWNTHRHFELFFAVPGIGAVLHTANPRLSDEQIIYTLNHAGSGVLLFDRSFLALVERVRPHLDRIRTFIMLSDAPRTEPGEVGALSYETLLAQEQPVTDWPQFDENAGAMLCYTSGTTGNPKGVVYSHRSVVLHAMAAGLTGAFGFSAFDCIMPCSSLYHATAWGVPFTAAISGSKFVLPCDKMDGASLQELIQAEGVTFSGGVPTIWTMYLNHLERTGEGTGDLKCLVIAGSAVPRALAEKFETRYGVSVRQLWGMTETSPLGVVATPTPKLAAMGEAATNEAIWTRQGRLQFGIELKIVDEAGNELPHDGVSSGALLVRGPWVVERYFRSDTSALDEDGWFDTGDIATLDPNGYMRITDRSKDVIKSGGEWISSIDIENFAVGCPGVRIAAVVGVTHEKWEERPILIIEPHDDADICIEAVLAYLEPQIVKWWMPDAVIFDAVPLTATGKIDKKTLRDRYRNHLLEMSASAVGH, translated from the coding sequence ATGCTCAAAGGTACGATGCAGCAGACCCCGCTGATGATCAGCGGCATCCTGACCCACGCGGCCGCTGCGCACGGCGACCGGGAAATCGTTTCGCGCCTGGTGGATGAGCCGCTGTGGCGCTACGACTACGCGGGCCTCGCGAGGCGAGCCGGACAGGCCGGCGCGATGTTGCGCAGCCTTGGGGTACAGCCGGGCAATCTGGTGTCATCGCTCGCCTGGAACACGCATCGTCATTTCGAACTGTTCTTTGCCGTACCCGGCATCGGCGCCGTCCTGCATACGGCCAACCCCCGACTGTCGGACGAACAGATCATCTACACCCTCAACCATGCCGGCAGCGGCGTGTTGCTGTTCGACCGCAGCTTCCTTGCCCTTGTCGAGCGTGTGCGTCCTCACCTGGACAGGATCCGCACGTTCATCATGCTGTCCGACGCGCCACGCACCGAACCGGGCGAGGTGGGTGCGCTGAGCTACGAAACCCTGCTCGCCCAAGAGCAACCCGTCACCGACTGGCCGCAGTTCGATGAGAACGCGGGCGCCATGCTCTGCTACACCTCCGGCACCACCGGCAACCCGAAAGGTGTGGTCTACAGCCACCGATCCGTTGTCCTGCACGCCATGGCCGCGGGCCTCACCGGCGCCTTCGGCTTCTCCGCGTTCGACTGCATCATGCCCTGCTCCTCGCTCTACCATGCCACCGCCTGGGGCGTGCCTTTCACCGCCGCCATCAGTGGCAGCAAGTTCGTCCTGCCCTGCGACAAGATGGACGGCGCCAGCCTGCAGGAGCTGATCCAGGCCGAAGGCGTCACCTTTTCCGGCGGGGTGCCGACGATCTGGACCATGTACCTCAACCATCTTGAGCGCACCGGAGAGGGAACGGGCGACCTCAAATGCCTGGTGATCGCCGGCTCCGCCGTACCCAGGGCGCTGGCCGAGAAGTTCGAAACCCGTTATGGCGTCAGCGTCCGCCAGCTCTGGGGCATGACCGAAACCAGCCCGCTCGGCGTGGTCGCCACCCCGACGCCCAAACTCGCCGCCATGGGCGAAGCCGCCACCAACGAAGCCATCTGGACCCGCCAGGGCCGGCTGCAATTCGGCATCGAGCTGAAGATCGTCGACGAAGCGGGCAATGAACTGCCCCATGACGGTGTCAGTTCAGGCGCGTTGCTGGTACGCGGCCCCTGGGTGGTCGAACGCTATTTCCGCAGCGATACCAGCGCACTCGACGAGGATGGCTGGTTCGACACCGGCGACATCGCCACCCTCGACCCCAACGGCTACATGCGCATCACCGACCGCAGCAAGGACGTGATCAAGTCCGGTGGCGAGTGGATCAGCTCCATCGATATCGAGAACTTCGCGGTGGGTTGCCCGGGCGTGCGTATTGCCGCGGTGGTCGGCGTGACCCACGAAAAATGGGAGGAGCGTCCGATCCTCATCATCGAGCCCCACGACGATGCGGATATCTGCATCGAGGCGGTACTCGCGTACCTCGAGCCGCAGATCGTCAAATGGTGGATGCCCGATGCGGTGATCTTCGATGCGGTACCGCTGACCGCCACCGGCAAGATCGACAAAAAGACCCTGCGTGATCGCTACCGCAACCACCTGCTTGAGATGAGCGCGAGCGCCGTAGGCCACTAG
- a CDS encoding CaiB/BaiF CoA transferase family protein, whose amino-acid sequence MSTENTQPRQGPLLGLRVLEFASIGPGPHCAMLLADLGAEVLRIERDGGNGWPNPVVDRGRKRLTLDIRTDAGRERCLALAETADVVIEGFRPGVMERLGLGPEQVHARSPRLVYGRMTGWGQTGPLAHSAGHDINYLAITGALAAIGGREGPAIPPLNLVGDFGGGSLYLAFGIMAALWERERSGQGQVVDAAIVDGVSSMMTFFAGLLPSGAISLERDRNLLSGAAPHYRCYTCADGRDIAVGPLEPQFLAELMQRIDAPERLRQGCSDPDRWAEQSEQLATLFASRTQADWCALLEGTDACFAPVLTLEEAARHPHMQARGLYRDIDGALHAAPAPRFSRTPGSIRDSGDATGWD is encoded by the coding sequence ATGTCGACAGAAAACACACAACCCCGCCAAGGCCCCCTGCTCGGCCTTCGCGTACTGGAGTTCGCCAGCATCGGGCCCGGCCCACACTGCGCGATGCTGCTGGCCGATCTCGGTGCCGAGGTGCTGCGCATCGAACGCGACGGCGGCAACGGCTGGCCCAACCCGGTGGTCGATCGCGGTCGCAAGCGGCTGACACTGGATATCCGCACCGACGCCGGGCGTGAGCGCTGCCTGGCGCTGGCTGAAACGGCAGATGTAGTGATCGAAGGTTTCCGCCCCGGCGTGATGGAGCGGCTGGGCCTCGGTCCGGAGCAGGTTCATGCACGCAGTCCGCGACTGGTATACGGCCGCATGACCGGCTGGGGCCAGACCGGGCCATTGGCCCACAGCGCCGGGCACGACATCAACTACCTGGCCATCACCGGCGCGCTGGCGGCCATCGGTGGTCGCGAAGGTCCGGCGATCCCGCCGCTCAACCTGGTCGGCGATTTCGGTGGCGGCTCGTTATACCTGGCGTTCGGCATCATGGCGGCGCTGTGGGAACGCGAACGATCGGGCCAGGGCCAGGTGGTGGATGCCGCCATCGTCGATGGCGTGTCCTCCATGATGACCTTCTTCGCCGGGCTCCTGCCGAGCGGCGCCATCTCCCTCGAACGCGACCGTAACCTGCTCTCCGGCGCCGCGCCGCATTACCGCTGCTACACCTGTGCGGACGGCCGCGACATCGCCGTCGGGCCGCTGGAACCGCAGTTTCTCGCCGAACTGATGCAGCGTATCGATGCGCCGGAGCGCCTGCGCCAGGGCTGTTCCGATCCAGACCGCTGGGCGGAACAGAGCGAGCAGCTCGCCACCCTCTTCGCCAGCCGAACCCAGGCCGACTGGTGCGCGCTGCTCGAAGGCACCGACGCCTGTTTCGCCCCGGTGCTTACCCTGGAGGAAGCCGCGCGGCACCCGCACATGCAGGCCCGTGGCCTGTACCGCGACATCGACGGCGCCCTCCACGCCGCGCCCGCGCCGCGTTTTTCGCGTACGCCAGGCTCGATACGGGACTCGGGGGATGCAACAGGTTGGGATTGA
- a CDS encoding acyl-CoA dehydrogenase: MLLDDDQTSIRDMARQFAQERLKPFAADWDREHRYPAEAIGEMAALGFFGMLCPEQWGGSDTGYIAYALALEEIAAGDGACSTIMSVHNSVGCVPILRFGNDQQKQRYLAPLASGAQIGAFALTEPHAGSDASSLRTRARRDGDSYVINGAKQFITSGQHAGTVIVFAVTDPEAGKRGISAFIVPTDSPGYQVVRVEDKLGQHASDTCQLAFEDMRVHESQRLGEEGEGYRIALANLEGGRIGIAAQAVGMARAAFEAARDYAREREAFGKALTEHQAVAFRLADMATQIAVARQMVLHAAALREAGQPALVEASMAKLFASEMAEKVCSAAIQTLGGYGYLQDFPVERIYRDVRVCQIYEGTSDIQRLVIARNLGE; the protein is encoded by the coding sequence ATGCTGCTCGACGACGACCAAACCAGCATCCGCGACATGGCCCGGCAGTTCGCCCAGGAGCGACTCAAACCCTTCGCCGCCGACTGGGACCGTGAACATCGCTACCCGGCCGAGGCGATCGGCGAAATGGCCGCGCTCGGCTTTTTCGGCATGTTGTGCCCCGAGCAATGGGGTGGCAGCGACACCGGCTATATCGCCTATGCCCTGGCACTGGAAGAGATCGCGGCGGGCGACGGTGCCTGCTCCACCATCATGAGCGTGCACAACTCCGTCGGGTGCGTGCCGATCCTGCGCTTTGGCAATGACCAACAGAAGCAGCGTTACCTGGCGCCACTGGCCAGCGGCGCGCAAATCGGCGCCTTCGCCCTGACCGAGCCGCACGCCGGCTCCGACGCGAGCAGCCTGCGCACCCGTGCCCGGCGCGATGGCGACAGTTATGTGATCAATGGCGCCAAGCAGTTCATCACCTCGGGCCAGCACGCCGGTACGGTGATCGTCTTCGCCGTGACTGACCCGGAAGCCGGCAAGCGCGGCATCAGCGCCTTCATCGTGCCCACCGATTCGCCCGGCTACCAGGTGGTGCGCGTCGAGGACAAGCTCGGCCAGCATGCCTCGGACACCTGCCAGTTGGCCTTCGAAGACATGCGCGTGCATGAATCCCAGCGCCTGGGCGAGGAGGGCGAGGGCTACCGCATCGCCCTGGCAAACCTGGAAGGCGGCCGCATCGGCATCGCCGCCCAGGCCGTCGGCATGGCCCGCGCGGCATTCGAAGCCGCTCGCGACTACGCACGTGAGCGAGAGGCCTTCGGCAAGGCGCTCACCGAGCACCAGGCCGTTGCCTTCCGCCTTGCCGACATGGCCACCCAGATCGCCGTCGCCCGGCAAATGGTGCTGCACGCCGCGGCCCTGCGCGAGGCCGGCCAGCCCGCCTTGGTTGAGGCGTCCATGGCCAAGCTGTTCGCCTCTGAAATGGCCGAGAAGGTCTGCTCGGCCGCGATCCAGACGCTGGGCGGTTATGGCTACCTGCAGGACTTCCCGGTGGAGCGAATCTATCGTGACGTACGGGTGTGCCAGATCTACGAAGGCACCAGCGACATCCAGCGGCTGGTGATCGCGCGAAATCTGGGGGAGTGA
- a CDS encoding acetyl-CoA C-acyltransferase, translating to MSNDPIVILGSARTPMGGFQGDLKSLSAPELGAAAIRAAVERSGVPAGHVEEVLMGCVLPAGLGQAPARQAALGAGLGQATASTTLNKMCGSGMQAAILGHDALRAGSVDLIVAGGMESMSNAPYLLEKARGGYRMGHGKVLDHMFLDGLEDAYDKGRLMGTFAEDCAQNHGFSREEQDAYALTSLQRAREAISSGRFASEIVPLEVSQGREQRSIRDDEQPPKAMPEKIPALKPAFRDGGTVTAANSSSISDGAAALVMTRRSYADQHGLKPQAVIHGHAVFADAPNLFPTAPIGAIHKLLERTGWRLDEVDLFEINEAFAVVSMVTMRELGLDHARVNVNGGACALGHPIGASGARILVTLIAALRDRGLRRGIAAICIGGGEATAMAVEVLA from the coding sequence ATGAGCAACGATCCAATCGTGATCCTGGGCAGCGCCCGTACGCCCATGGGCGGTTTTCAGGGTGATCTGAAAAGCCTCAGCGCGCCCGAACTGGGGGCGGCGGCGATTCGCGCGGCGGTCGAGCGTAGCGGTGTCCCCGCTGGCCACGTAGAGGAAGTGCTGATGGGCTGCGTGCTACCCGCTGGTCTCGGCCAGGCGCCGGCACGCCAGGCCGCGCTCGGCGCGGGACTGGGTCAGGCGACTGCGTCCACCACGTTGAACAAGATGTGCGGCTCGGGCATGCAGGCGGCCATCCTCGGCCACGATGCGCTGCGTGCCGGCAGTGTCGACCTGATCGTTGCCGGCGGCATGGAGAGCATGTCCAACGCGCCCTACCTGCTGGAAAAAGCGCGGGGCGGCTACCGCATGGGCCATGGCAAGGTGCTCGACCACATGTTTCTCGATGGCCTCGAGGATGCCTACGACAAGGGGCGCCTGATGGGCACTTTCGCAGAGGACTGCGCGCAGAACCACGGCTTCAGCCGAGAAGAGCAGGACGCCTATGCACTGACGTCGCTGCAGCGTGCGCGGGAGGCGATTTCCAGCGGCCGCTTCGCCAGCGAGATCGTCCCGCTGGAGGTCAGCCAAGGGCGCGAGCAGCGCAGCATTCGTGACGACGAACAGCCGCCCAAGGCGATGCCGGAGAAGATTCCGGCGCTCAAGCCGGCGTTCCGCGACGGCGGTACCGTCACCGCCGCCAATTCCAGCTCGATTTCCGATGGCGCCGCGGCGCTGGTGATGACGCGCCGTTCTTACGCCGACCAGCACGGGCTCAAGCCGCAGGCGGTGATTCATGGGCATGCGGTGTTCGCTGATGCGCCCAACCTGTTCCCGACCGCGCCCATTGGCGCCATTCACAAGCTGCTCGAGCGCACCGGCTGGCGCCTTGATGAGGTCGATCTGTTCGAAATCAACGAAGCCTTCGCCGTGGTCAGCATGGTCACCATGCGCGAGCTGGGCCTGGACCACGCCAGGGTCAACGTCAACGGGGGCGCCTGTGCCCTGGGCCATCCGATCGGCGCGTCGGGTGCACGGATTCTGGTAACGCTGATCGCCGCGTTGCGTGACCGTGGTTTGCGCAGGGGCATCGCGGCCATCTGCATCGGGGGTGGCGAGGCGACCGCCATGGCTGTCGAAGTGCTCGCCTGA
- a CDS encoding SDR family NAD(P)-dependent oxidoreductase has translation MDIQDKVFLITGGASGLGAAAAETLMLAGAKVVLADINTQLLNERCEALGADALGVVTNVCDEAAAKAAVNAAVERFGALHGLVNCAGVASGEKILGRQGPHGLESFGRVIGLNLIGSFNMLRLAAEAIARHEADAHGNRGVIINTASVAAYDGQIGQAAYAASKGGVVAMTLPAARELARHGIRVMTIAPGVFETPMMAGMPQEVRDSLAAGVPFPPRLGRANEYAALVRHIIENDMLNGEVIRLDGALRMAAK, from the coding sequence GTGGACATTCAAGACAAGGTTTTCCTGATCACCGGCGGCGCCTCCGGGCTGGGAGCGGCAGCCGCCGAAACACTGATGCTGGCCGGTGCGAAGGTCGTGCTGGCCGATATCAACACCCAATTGTTGAACGAGCGCTGCGAGGCGCTGGGCGCCGACGCGCTGGGCGTGGTCACCAACGTATGTGACGAGGCCGCGGCGAAGGCCGCGGTGAACGCGGCGGTCGAACGGTTCGGCGCTCTCCACGGGCTGGTCAACTGTGCCGGCGTTGCCAGCGGCGAAAAGATCCTGGGCCGGCAGGGTCCGCACGGGCTGGAAAGTTTCGGCCGTGTCATCGGGCTCAACCTGATCGGCAGCTTCAACATGCTGCGTCTGGCGGCCGAAGCCATCGCCCGGCATGAGGCGGATGCCCACGGCAACCGTGGCGTGATCATCAACACCGCGTCCGTCGCGGCCTACGACGGACAGATTGGCCAGGCCGCCTACGCGGCGTCCAAGGGCGGCGTGGTCGCCATGACACTGCCGGCGGCACGTGAGCTGGCGCGTCACGGTATCCGCGTGATGACCATTGCCCCCGGCGTGTTCGAGACGCCGATGATGGCCGGCATGCCTCAGGAGGTCCGCGATTCGCTGGCCGCCGGGGTGCCGTTCCCGCCGCGCCTGGGGCGGGCCAATGAATATGCGGCGCTGGTGCGCCACATCATCGAGAACGACATGCTCAACGGCGAGGTGATCCGTCTGGATGGCGCGCTGCGCATGGCCGCGAAATGA
- a CDS encoding AraC family transcriptional regulator: MNREGKGTISVQLVHEALQGFSTPARPARSLLDGLGLAPIDLDDPEARVDVTEYSRLWRRLARHFDDEFFGMDARRMRVGSFAFVCRAAMAQPTLGNAIQMALAFFGLTFEGFRGELHRSESLAEIVLLERAGSPPSRAFTYFTFWMLLHGLMCWLVGRRIPLLAVELRCEEPVYTDDYRVMFSDNLRFSRSITRLIFAAQVLDLPVRRSEAELQVFLAQAPANILVRYRDETSLASRIKTTLRGLPAEQWPTSDALARTLCVSPSTLRRRLAEAGQPYQAIKDLVRQEMATLWLADAAVTYVDIADRLGFADVSSFYKAFRKWTGTNPGQYRRLILGSV, translated from the coding sequence ATGAACCGCGAAGGCAAGGGGACGATCTCGGTTCAGTTGGTGCATGAGGCCTTGCAGGGGTTTTCCACGCCGGCGCGGCCCGCTCGTTCACTGCTCGATGGCCTCGGTCTTGCGCCGATCGATCTGGACGACCCCGAGGCGCGGGTCGATGTGACGGAGTACAGCCGGCTCTGGCGGCGACTGGCGCGGCATTTCGATGATGAGTTTTTCGGCATGGATGCGCGGCGAATGCGAGTCGGCAGCTTTGCCTTCGTCTGTCGCGCGGCCATGGCGCAACCGACGCTGGGCAATGCGATACAGATGGCGCTGGCGTTCTTCGGCCTGACCTTCGAGGGCTTTCGCGGTGAATTGCACCGTAGCGAGAGCCTGGCTGAGATCGTGCTGCTGGAGCGGGCGGGTTCGCCGCCGTCGCGGGCATTCACTTACTTTACGTTCTGGATGTTGCTGCACGGCCTGATGTGCTGGCTGGTCGGCCGGCGAATCCCGTTGCTGGCCGTGGAGCTGCGCTGCGAGGAGCCGGTCTATACCGACGATTATCGCGTGATGTTTTCGGACAATCTGCGGTTTTCCCGCTCCATCACCCGTCTCATCTTTGCCGCACAGGTGCTGGACCTTCCGGTACGCCGCAGCGAGGCCGAGCTGCAGGTGTTTCTGGCGCAGGCGCCGGCGAACATTCTGGTCAGGTACCGAGACGAGACCAGCCTGGCCAGCCGAATCAAGACGACGTTGCGCGGCTTGCCAGCCGAACAGTGGCCTACCAGCGATGCCCTGGCTCGGACGCTCTGCGTCTCACCGTCGACCCTGCGCCGTCGGCTGGCCGAAGCGGGGCAGCCGTACCAGGCGATCAAGGATCTGGTGCGACAGGAAATGGCGACCTTGTGGTTGGCCGATGCCGCCGTCACCTACGTCGACATCGCCGACCGCCTCGGTTTCGCCGACGTCAGCTCCTTCTACAAGGCGTTTCGCAAGTGGACCGGAACCAATCCGGGGCAGTACCGCAGGCTTATCCTGGGTTCGGTCTAG
- a CDS encoding LysR family transcriptional regulator, producing MDWDNLRFFLELARAGKLTIAARRLAVDHTTVARRVQALEKVLDRQLFIRAKAGYRLSEAGRELLAQAEAMESAIASIEQPSLAADKLSGQVRIGATEGYGTLMLAGQLAHLTRDYPHLGVDLLAVPRSVRLARHEADIVITLERPERGPYVITKLTDYVLRLYAAETYLAQHPPIRSREDLSRHVFVSYIEDLLYSKELFYLDEIVRPRQHSLRSTSILAQQEAVAAGAGLAILPAFSASKEPLLKEVLVDEIEFTRTFWMLMPVENKDLARMRVCWDFLREVAASSQDLMMGRA from the coding sequence ATGGATTGGGACAATCTGCGTTTCTTTCTCGAATTGGCGCGCGCGGGCAAACTGACCATTGCCGCGCGGCGGCTGGCGGTCGATCACACGACCGTCGCGCGACGGGTTCAGGCATTGGAGAAGGTGCTGGACCGGCAACTGTTCATCCGCGCCAAGGCCGGTTACCGGCTGTCTGAAGCCGGCCGCGAATTGCTCGCCCAGGCCGAGGCCATGGAAAGCGCCATCGCCTCCATCGAGCAGCCGAGCCTGGCCGCCGACAAGCTTTCAGGGCAGGTGCGTATCGGTGCGACCGAAGGGTATGGAACGTTGATGCTGGCCGGGCAATTGGCCCACCTGACCCGCGATTACCCGCACCTGGGCGTCGACCTGCTGGCCGTTCCGCGCTCGGTGCGCCTGGCACGGCACGAAGCGGACATCGTCATTACCCTGGAGCGGCCGGAGCGCGGCCCCTATGTCATCACCAAACTCACCGACTATGTGTTGCGGCTCTATGCCGCTGAGACCTATCTTGCGCAGCACCCGCCGATTCGTAGCCGTGAAGACCTGAGCCGTCACGTGTTCGTCAGTTATATCGAGGACCTGCTTTACAGCAAGGAGCTGTTCTACCTCGACGAGATTGTCCGTCCCCGCCAGCACTCGTTGCGCAGCACCAGCATCCTGGCCCAGCAGGAGGCCGTTGCCGCCGGGGCAGGGCTGGCTATCCTGCCGGCGTTCTCCGCCAGCAAGGAGCCGTTGCTCAAGGAGGTGCTGGTGGATGAAATCGAGTTCACCCGCACGTTCTGGATGCTGATGCCGGTCGAGAACAAGGACCTTGCACGGATGCGTGTGTGCTGGGACTTCCTGCGCGAGGTCGCCGCCAGCAGCCAGGACCTGATGATGGGGCGAGCATGA
- a CDS encoding enoyl-CoA hydratase — MSEKIQLEMRDHTALLTIANPPANTWDRESLALLQRLIGQLDDDPNVYALVITGQGDKFFSAGADLRQFAEGDKTAARDVSELFGEAFGALTRFRGVSIAAINGYAMGGGLECALACDIRIAEDQAQMALPEASVGLLPCAGGTQNLPWLVGEGWAKRMILCGERIDAQRAEKIGLVEEVVPRGQSLQAALKLAEGVSAQSPSSVSRCKRLVMTARNDTHLAGWAGERELFAELFDTQDQKEGVNAFLEKRRPSWRNA; from the coding sequence ATGAGCGAGAAGATCCAGCTCGAAATGCGTGACCACACCGCCCTGCTGACCATCGCCAACCCACCGGCCAATACCTGGGACCGTGAGTCGCTGGCGTTGCTGCAGCGCCTGATCGGACAGCTTGACGATGATCCGAACGTGTACGCGCTGGTGATCACCGGCCAGGGAGACAAATTCTTCTCGGCCGGTGCCGATCTCAGGCAATTCGCCGAGGGTGACAAGACCGCCGCGCGGGACGTGTCCGAACTCTTCGGTGAGGCCTTCGGCGCGCTGACGCGATTTCGCGGCGTGTCCATCGCGGCCATCAACGGGTACGCCATGGGCGGGGGCCTGGAATGCGCACTGGCCTGCGACATCCGCATCGCAGAAGATCAGGCGCAAATGGCGCTTCCGGAAGCCAGCGTTGGCCTGCTGCCCTGCGCGGGCGGCACCCAGAACCTGCCATGGCTGGTGGGCGAAGGCTGGGCCAAGCGCATGATCCTGTGCGGCGAACGCATCGACGCGCAGCGAGCCGAAAAGATCGGGCTCGTCGAGGAGGTCGTGCCACGCGGCCAATCTCTCCAGGCGGCGCTCAAGCTTGCCGAAGGCGTGAGCGCACAAAGTCCCTCCTCCGTCAGCCGTTGCAAGCGACTGGTGATGACCGCGCGCAACGACACTCATCTCGCGGGCTGGGCCGGTGAACGTGAACTGTTCGCGGAACTGTTCGACACCCAGGATCAGAAAGAAGGCGTCAATGCCTTCCTCGAAAAACGCCGCCCCAGTTGGCGCAACGCCTGA